ACAGGTTTTACTTGATTCCAGCATCCCAGCTGTTTTCAAAAAAGCATTCTTCCAGTGGCCTGCGGGCACGTTCTTCTATTTCTTTTGCTTCAAGGTCTTTGGGCAAAACATCCGGGGTGGTCTGATAGCCGACCGCGATCATGGCTAAGCAGGCAAACTCCTTGGGGATGTCGAATTCCTGACGAATTTTGTCGGCGTCAAAGCCGCCCATCTGGTGTGCAAATAAGCCCAGTGAAGTGGCTTGCAGGCAAATATTTTCACTGGAGGCTCCCGTGTCGTACATGTGCCATGCATTGGGTTTTCCATTGTGCCGGAAGGTGCTGCTGGCCGTAGCCAGCATGAGTATGGGGGCATTTTTTACCCATTGCTGGTTGAATTCACCCAGACAATCGAAAGCGCGCTGCCATGCTGCCAGGTTGCTGTTTTTGTCCCAAACAAGGTAGCGCCAGGGTTCATCGCCAAAACAGGATGGTGCCCAGCGTGCTGCTTCCAATATGGAAATCAATTGTTCTCTAGTTACGGGCTTGCTGGCATCAAATGCCCGGGGGCTCCAGCGGCGGGCGATAATGTCGTGAACTGGGACTTGTGTTTTTGCAATCTTACTGGTCATAAATTATCCTTAACTGTTATAAAGGGCAGTCAGAAACATATCAGCCTAAAGCGGGATAGTCCGTATACCCTTTTTCGTCGCCACCGTAGAATGTGGCTTGATTTGGCGTGTTGAGCGGGGTATTTTGACGTATGCGTTCCGGTAAATCCGGGTTGGCGAGAAATAGCACACCAAATGCGATTAAATCTGCGTAGCCAGAAGCAAGCGCCCTTTCAGCTCGTACTTTATCATAACCACCATTGGCCATGTAGGTTCCATTGTAGGCAAGACGTAATTTGTGGAAATCAAAATCCTGTTTAGGGTGCTTGTTTTCGCCGATGGCAGTTTCCATTATATGAAGATAGGCCAGGCCAAAGGGAGATAGGGTTTTGGCTGCGGTTTCGAAAGTGTGCTGCGGGTTTGAGTCATGCATATCGTTGAATGGGTTGAGCGGCGATAGGCGTACACCCACGCGGTTTGCTCCCCATACATTCGTTACTGCTTCGGTCACTTCTTTCAGCAGGCGGCAGCGATTTTCCGGTGTGCCGCCATAGTTGTCTGTGCGCTGATTGGATCCGTCTCGAATAAACTGATCCAGCAAGTAACCGTTTGCTGCGTGGATTTCAACACCGTCAAAGCACGCATCCAGCGCATTTTGTGCCGCCGTGCGAAATTCGTCAACAATACCAGATAACTCTGCTGCTTCAAGTGCGCGTGGCGTCACAAATTCTTGCATCCCTTGATAAGTGACCGCCTGCCCTTCGGGTTT
This genomic stretch from Sulfurirhabdus autotrophica harbors:
- a CDS encoding nitroreductase family protein translates to MTSKIAKTQVPVHDIIARRWSPRAFDASKPVTREQLISILEAARWAPSCFGDEPWRYLVWDKNSNLAAWQRAFDCLGEFNQQWVKNAPILMLATASSTFRHNGKPNAWHMYDTGASSENICLQATSLGLFAHQMGGFDADKIRQEFDIPKEFACLAMIAVGYQTTPDVLPKDLEAKEIEERARRPLEECFFENSWDAGIK
- a CDS encoding alkene reductase translates to MHIDLFTPFNMGPYTLPNRLVMAPLTRNRAGAGNAPQPLNVEYYRQRASAGLIISEGSQISAGAVGYPATPGIHSTEQIAGWKQVTEAVHHSGGRIFLQLWHCGRISHPSMLPGNALPVAPSAIKPEGQAVTYQGMQEFVTPRALEAAELSGIVDEFRTAAQNALDACFDGVEIHAANGYLLDQFIRDGSNQRTDNYGGTPENRCRLLKEVTEAVTNVWGANRVGVRLSPLNPFNDMHDSNPQHTFETAAKTLSPFGLAYLHIMETAIGENKHPKQDFDFHKLRLAYNGTYMANGGYDKVRAERALASGYADLIAFGVLFLANPDLPERIRQNTPLNTPNQATFYGGDEKGYTDYPALG